The Suricata suricatta isolate VVHF042 unplaced genomic scaffold, meerkat_22Aug2017_6uvM2_HiC HiC_scaffold_4577, whole genome shotgun sequence genome contains the following window.
TGAACAGGCAAGCTTGAGGAGCGGGAGAAGATCACAGAAAAAGTGTGGGATGGCATGAGAGGCACAGAAGGAGAACTGAGACATGAGGAGGGTGAGCGAAAAGGCCAGGAGGTGGGAGCAGAGCCAGGATGCAGAGACCAGCAGCAGGCAGCGCTGGGGACACACGATTGTGGTGTAGTGGAGAGGAAAGCAGATGGCCCCGTAGCGGTCATATGCCATCACGGCCAGCAGGAAGTCATCCAGTAGAGCCAATGCCATGAAGAAGTACATCTGCACGAGGCACCCAGTGTGGGAGATGGTATGGCACTGTGTCAGGATGTTCACCAGCACCTTGGGGACAATGGTGCAGGTGAAGCAGGTATCGATGAAGGACAGGTTGgccaggaagaagtacatgggggtgtggagatGCTGGTCAGAGCCGatggccaggatgatgagcaggttcCCCACCATGGTGACCAGATACATGCCCAGGAaaagtgtgaacaggagaggctGCTGTCCTGGGTGTGCGGAGAAGCCCAGGAGCAGGAAGTCAGAGACGCTGGTTTGGTTTCTGATTTCCTTAAAGTAGAGAAATTGGTGGAGAATCTTGCTTAAATGAAAATGAGCTCTGACTAGAACAGACTGCTTGAGAAGAGATTCTGGACCCACACCTGCCGTGTGGACTGAGAGGGAACTGTGCTTTATTATTTCATAGGTGCTAAGTGCAGGTCACAGATGGGGCTTGGGGAAGAGTGGTCTGAAGCCCATTCTCTTCAGTGCCTTCAGAGAGGACCATCAGGGACACGAAGGACACCAGATCTAGGTGGCTCTCAAGGTGATCAGAAGAACCAGAAATGGATTGGCAGATATGGGTGTaggataaagaggaaa
Protein-coding sequences here:
- the LOC115285147 gene encoding olfactory receptor-like protein OLF4; the encoded protein is MVGNLLIILAIGSDQHLHTPMYFFLANLSFIDTCFTCTIVPKVLVNILTQCHTISHTGCLVQMYFFMALALLDDFLLAVMAYDRYGAICFPLHYTTIVCPQRCLLLVSASWLCSHLLAFSLTLLMSQFSFCASHAIPHFFCDLLPLLKLAC